CGGCGACCTCCCGGCACAAAATAGCCCAACCTGACAATAACCACGTGCTTCTTTCATGCCCCTCTCGCCCACGCCCGATCAGGAACTTGGTCCCTGCCCGATTTGCGGACGGATGATGATCGCAGGCGACAGTGTCGACCGCCATCACTGGACCCCGAAATCAAAGGGCGGCACGGATACCCAATGGCTGCACCGCGTCTGTCATCGCATGATCCACCGATTGTTTGACGAAACCACCTTGGCGCGCGATTTCGATACACCGGAAAAAATCATCGCCCATCCCGATATGCAGACATTCATCCGATGGATACGCAAAAAGCCCGTTGATTATATCGACTGGCCGGAAAATGCCGGACGATACGGACGCAATCGCCGCCGCAGCCGTTAAAATCACGAAAACACATAACAGGCCGATTGCATTTTGCAGCCGACATAAAGGTTTACCTTGGGCGACCGGGCCGATATACGGCCCCAGTTTTGCGGCGACAAACCGTGTTGCAATTGGCACTATGAAGACCAATCACCCCAAGAACGGACAAAGGAAACCAGATGCCAAGCCTCGACATGCTGAGCGAACTGATCCCGGCCTTTGTCACGTTATTTGTGATCATCGATCCGATCGGGCTGGTGCCGGTCTTCATCGTCCTCACACAGGGGACCGATACCAGACATCGCCGCCGCATGGCGATCCGGGCCTGTATCGCAAGCTTCCTGATCCTTGCCGCCTTTGCCGTTATCGGCGAAAGCGTGCTTGGCATTTTTGGCATACATATGCCGGCCTTCCGGATTGCCGGCGGAACGCTTCTGTTCCTGATCGCGCTTGAAATGCTGTTTGAACGCCGCAGCCAGAAACGCAACCAGCGCGCCGAACAGGTTCATCAGGAACTTGAAGACGAACACGAACTTGATCAGCAGATCACCGATGCCAAACCGGCGCAACCCGACGAAGAACCGGACGATATTTCAATCTTCCCGATGTCGATCCCCTTCCTTGCCGGTCCCGGTTCCATCGCAACCGTGATGCTGCTTATGGGAAAATATGAAGACAGCGTGGTGATGCAGGTCAGCGTCGTCGCGGTTGTCGGCCTTGTCATGCTCTGCGCGCTTACCATGTTCCTTCTGGCCAATCTGGTCGCCAAACGCCTGAGCCCGACAGTCGCGACCGTGATCTCCCGCCTGCTCGGCATGATCCTGGCCGCCCTTGCGGTCCAGTTCATCATTGATGGCATCAAGCAGGCGTTTTTCTGATCGACACCTTCGACGTTACCTAGCCTTTCAAACCGGCATGAGCCAAAGCAGCAATAAGGTCCGTTCGGGTGACGATGCCGATGATCCGGTGATCTTCAAGGACCGGAACCGCATCACAGGCCCCATCCGCCATCAATGGCAGCAGGGCGGCAATCGGGGTATTTGCCGTTGCCCGCGGTTCTGTCACCGACATGATTTCGATGGCCCGGATCGGGACATTGCGACGACGATCAATCAGGCGCGCCATCGACGCCAGCAATCCGCGATCCAGACGAAGGGCGTCTTCGGTTGCACGCCGGATCAGATGTATCTGGAAAATCACGCCGATAAATCGTCCATCATCCTCAATGACCGGCAATGATGTAAACCCGTGACGGCGGAACAGGTCCGCGACCTCGTTAAGCGGGGTTTTGGCATTCACCGTCACCAGATCGCGTGACATGATCTGACCGGCCGTAATTGGCCCGGCGCGATGGGCCGCGACCTGAAATTCGGCCGCCCCGATCAGGCGTGCGAGGTCTTCGACGCCAAGGTTAAGCGACTGGCGATATTGCTGCAAAATCGAATTCAGCTCCCCCTCGTCCAGACCAAGCCGTTCAATCGGGGAACGGTCGGTTGTCTGAAAGGGGCTCTTGTCATCGAAATGGCGTAACGGATATTTCCGCCCGGTTGCCCGGGCATAAAGTACTGCCGTCAGAACAAGAATGGCCGTGATTGCGGCAACCGGTGTCAGGGCGAACTGAAAGCCAAGCTCGGTCGCGATATCCGGGTTCATCGCAACAACCATCGCAACCGCCCCGCCCGGCGGATGGACGGCACGCGCAACGATCATCACGGTAATCGCAAGCCCGACCGCCACCGCCACCCGCAAAACCGGATCGGGAATCACGTAACAAACCGCAACCCCGGCAAGGGCGGCAACAAAGTTGCCGACAATCGCCGACCACGGCTGCGCAAGCGGACTGTTTGGCACGGCAAACAGCAGCACCGACGACGCCCCAAACGGCGCAATCAGATAAAGCCCCGCCCCCTGCAGATCAAGGAACGACAGAAGAAAACCGGCAATCCCCAGCCCGATCAGCGCCCCAAGCCCGGCACGGATGGCTTCCTTATGCGTGCTGGCCGGTATCGCCGGATAAAGCGCGCGAAAATTGCGAAATTTCATCGGATTGTTTCATTTCCCGGCCCATTATTGAACATTTAATTATTGTTCAATTTTTATAAATGCGATTTTTTCTAGTACTTATAATCCGCATCCCCGTCAATAACGGCAACCGATAAGCGCCCAATAAAAAGGAGGGCACCGGGCCCTCCTTTCAAACTTTTACCGGCAAGACCTTCGGTCGCAATATCTTGCGACAGGCGGGACCACACCCGTACTGGCTGGTAATATTTTACTGTGCGGCAAAAACATATCCGCCATAGGCAACAAGCATCACAATCCCGATCCCCCGCCCGATGGTTTGACGGCGCAACAGCAAAGTCAGGACCAGCGATACCGCGATCATGATCGGCAGATCAAAGGTCAGGAAACGGCTGGCAACCGGGATCGGGGTAATGATCGCGGTCAGGCCAAGAATACCCAGAATGTTGAAAATGTTCGATCCGACGATATTGCCGATGGCAATTTCCGACTGCTTTCGCAACGCCGCGATTAACGAGGTGGCGAGTTCCGGCAAGGATGTGCCAACCGCCACGACCGTAAGCCCGATAAACGCCTCTGACACGCCAAAGGTCCGGGCAATCGTTACCGCCCCATCGACCATGAAGCGCGCGCCAAACATCAACGCCACCAGCCCGCCAATCACCCAGATCAGCGACAGCCACAATCCACGCGCCGGAACCGGCAGATCACCCTCATCGGCAAGTGGCGCATTGGGCGCATTGCGCGACTGGCGATAGGCAAACACAAGATAGGCAACAAGCGACGCAAACAGGATCCCCCCGGCAACCCGCCCCATCATCCCGAAGGCAAAGATCGGCACAAGGGCAATGGCTGCCGCCATCATCACCGCCGTGTCGCGTTTCAGGGTATCGCCAGAAACCCGGATCGGCCAGACAAGCGCTGACACACCCACGATCAGCAGAATATTGGCGATGTTCGATCCCACAACATTGCCAAGCGCAATATCAGAAACCCCGCGCAACGCGGCATCAACCGAAACCAGCAATTCCGGGGTCGATGTGCCAAAGCCAACCACGGTCAAACCAATCAGAAGCGGCGGCATCGCCAGACGCTGCGCAATCCCGACACTGCCACGCACCAGCGCCTCGCCGCCGAAAAACAGACCAACAAGGCCCGCCAGCAACATCAGATATTCCATAACCAAAGCCCCCAAAGCGCTAATGATCAATAGTGTCACAGCATACAGCGCGCAGATGTGTGTGCGTTTCCGACCCTGCGCAAGTGACCCCGATTACATTTCCGCCCGCAAAGCAAAATGGCCGGGAAATTCCCGGCCATTGATGCAGATTTCCAGATGGATATCAATCCCAGCGCTTGGTCGCGCGGATGATTGCATCGGTGTCGATCTGGTAATATTTATACAGATCAATGCTGTCGCCGCACTGACCAAACGCATTGACGCCAAGCGGGGCGACGGCGTGACCGCGGACCGAACCCAACCACGCCAATGCCGCCGGATGACCGTCAATCACCGTGACAAGGCGCGCATCCGATGCCAGCGGTTTCAGAAGGTTTTCGATATGGGCCATGCGGCCATCGGCCTTTCCTTCAAGGCGCGCCCGTTCCAGATCCTGCCATTCGTTATAAAGACGGTCGGTCGATGTCACGGCAAGCAAGCCAGTCCCCGGATGATCGGCTTCAAGCTTTTCCCATGCGGCAATCGCTTCGGGGGCCATCGCCCCGCAATAGGCAATCGCCATTTTGCAATTTTCGCCCGGTTCACGCAGCCAGTAGCCCCCCGATACGATTTCGGATTTGGTGGCATCGGAAAGGTCACGTTCGGGCTGTGCCAGCGGCTTGGTCGACAGGCGCAGATAAACCGATCCGCCATCGGGATTTTGCAGATGATCAAATGACCAGCCCATGATGGTCGCAAGTTCGTCGCCAAAGCTTGGCTCGAAACTGGTCAGACCCGGCTGCCCCATGCCGATCATCGGGGTTGAAATCGACTGATGCGCGCCCCCTTCGGGCGCCAGCGTAATACCGCTTGGCGTGGCAACAACCATAAACCGCGCATCCTGATAACAGGCATAATTCAACGCATCGAGGCCGCGCGCAATGAACGGATCATAAAGCGTTCCAATCGGAAACAGGCGTTGGCCAAACAGGCTGTGCGACAGGCCAAGGGCGGCCAGGTTCAAAAACAGGTTGTTTTCGGCAATGCCCAGTTCGACATGCTGGCCTTCGGGCGATCTGATCCATTTCTGGGCCGAGGGCACCTTGCGTTCGCGGAATTCATCGGCAAGATTTTCGCGCGCAAACAGCCCGCGCTGGTTCACAAACCCGCCAAGGTTGGTCGATACCGTCACATCGGGCGATGTGGTGACGATCCGGTCCGCCAGATCGCTATCCTTCAGTTTCGCAAGCTCGTTCAGGATTTTGCCAAAGACTTCCTGCGTGCTCGATGTATCAACCCGCGCATAGGGCATTTCGGGAATATCGATGACGGTCGCCAGCTTCTTGCGCGATTTGCCATCATTAAACGGGGCGGCGTCGATATAGGCACGCACCTTATCCTCGGCCACGTCAAGACCGGCGGCATAATCCCATTCCTGCCCGTCCCCGATATTGTTCTGTTTTTTGAATGCGTCCATCTGGGCCACATTCATAAGGCCCGCATGGTTGTCCTTGTGCCCCTGAAGCGGGGTGGCATAGCCCTTGACCGTATAGGCGATAAAGATTGTCGGCTTGTCATTGGGCACGGAATCAAACGCATTAAGGACCGCTTCCATGCAATGCCCGCCCAGATTGGTCATCAGGTCATGCAGGGCATCATCATCATAATCGCCAAGCAAACTTGCCAGCGCATTGTCGCCCGGCATATCGCCAAGGATCTGTTTGCGCCATGCAGCTCCCCCCTGGAAGGTCAGGGCGGAATAAACATCGTTCGGCGCCTCGTTCAGCCATTTTTTCAATGACCTGCCACCCGGCTTGGCAAAGGCATCATGCAGTTTGCGGCCATATTTGATGGTGATCACGTTCCAGCCAACCGCACGGAAAAACCGGCCGATCACCCGGAACAGATGCGCATCAATCATGCCATCAAGGCTTTGACGGTTGTAATCGATCACCCACCAGACATTGCGAATGTCATGCTTCCAGGTATCAAGAAGCGCCTCATAGATATTGCCTTCATCGAGTTCCGCATCACCGACAAGGGCCACCATGCGACCGGGCTGCTCCCCACGCGGCAGCATATCCTTGTAACGCAGGTAATCCTGCGTAAGCGCCGCAAAGTTGGTGACCGCCGCCCCAAGCCCGACCGACCCGGTCGAAAAATCAACAACATCGCCATCCTTGGTCCGCGACGGATAGGATTGCGCGCCGCCAAAGGCGCGGAAGTTTTCAAGCTTTTCCCTGGACTGGCGACCGAACAGATAATTGATCGCATGGAAAACCGGCGATGCATGCGGCTTCACCGCGACCCGGTCCTGCGGGCGCAGAACATTGAAATAAAGTGCTGTCATCAGGGTTGTCATCGATGCGCAGCTTGCCTGATGGCCGCCGACCTTGATGCCATCGCGCTTCGGGCGGATATGGTTGGCGTTATGGATGGTCCAGCTTGATAGCCAGCGCACCTTTTTTTCAATCTGGCCCAGCATCTCAAGATCCTTGGCCGCCACGCGCCCGGTCGAGGTTGCTTCGATCATTTCGCCAATTTCAGGTGTGCTGTTCTGTGCTGACATCTTTATCTCGCCTCTCGCTGGCGTTTCGGCCCGGTTGCACCGGTTTTGCCGTACGCCTTATTTCGGTATGGATTTGCGTATTTTTGCTGCTACGCGATGCCAATCAAGCGAAAGCACCAAAAATCGCAGGATTGACGAAACTTTCAAAAAACCCTCGTTCAGCCCACGCAAGTTTTTTGAAATTCGTCGAATGTGGCACACAGGCCCGGAAGGGGTTTTTAGCCGTTTGCGATCCCGATTCGGGAGGCCCTAACGCTGCCAAGGCGGTTGCCGCATGGCGCGGACATTATCCACGCCATGTGCAACCTTAGTACGGAAAATGCCGGATTATTCAGCGGCAATCGCCATCTGATCCCCATCCAGCGCCTGTTCAAGATCAGCCAGAATATCGTCGATGCTTTCAAGACCGGCGGACAGACGGATCAGGCCATCGGTGATCTGATATTCGGCGCGTTCTTCGGGCGTATAGGTCGAATGGGTCATCGATGCCGGGTGCTGGATCAGGGTTTCGGCATCGCCAAGGCTGACCGCGCGCGTGATCATGTTAAGCCCGTTCATAAGCTTGCGGCCCTCTTCGATCCCGCCTTTAAGTTCAAACGCGATCATGCCGCCAAAACGGGCCATCTGCTTTTTCGCCAGTTCATATTGCGCAAAGCTTTCAAGACCGGGATAGAAAACCTTTTCGACCTTCGGGTGGTTTTCAAGGAAGGTCGCGATTTTTTCGGCATTGTCGCAATGGCGTTCCATACGAAGTTCAAGCGTCTTGAGCCCCCGCATCACCAGATTGGCATCCTGCGGCGACAGAACCGCACCGGTCATGTCTTTCAGGCCGACCAGACGGACCTGCTCAAGGTCTTCCGCACGGCCAATCACCGCCCCCGCCGTCAGATCCCCATGACCGCCCAGATATTTGGTTGCCGAATGCACAACAATATCAGCCCCCAGCTCAATCGGGCGCTGCAGATACGGCGTGCAATAGGTGTTATCAACCACGACCTTCGCCCCATGTTTATGGGCAATGTCGGAAATGGCTTCGATATCGACCAGACGCATGTTGGGGTTGGCCGGGGTTTCGAAATAAACGATCTTGGTTTTGTCCGAAATCGCCTTTTCAAGTTCCTTCGGATCGGTCAGATCAACATGGGTATGCTTGATCCCGAATTTCTCAAGCCCGTGGCGGAAATAGGCGAATGTGCAGCCATAAAGCGTGCGATCGACAATGATCTCATCCCCCGGCGCAATGAATGTCCAGAAGACCGACGTAATCGCCCCCATGCCCGATGCGGTCGCAAGGGCCGCCTCACCACCCTCAAGCACCGCCAGACGGCTTTCAAGAAGGGCCAGCGTCGGGTTGCCGATCCGCGAATAGATAAAGCCCTGTTCTTCCCCGGCAAACATCCGCCCGCCCTGCTCGGCGGTTTCGAATGCAAAGGTGGAGCTCATGTAAACCGGCGGGTTCAGCGCGCCATTATGGCTTTGCGGATCATACCCATGATGGATGGCGCGGGTGGCAAAACCGGATTTGGTGTGACGCGGATCAGACATGAAAGGCTCCCGTTATTTGAAATATTCTGCCCCCATCTCCGCAAAGCCCGTGCCAGAATTGAAAAACGTTCCTTTGCAAGGACTTAACGCCATTCCCCATTCATTAACTGTAAACTTAAGTTTACAAAAATCTTCCCATGCACCACGGACAGCACGAAACCATTGGAAAACAGCCCCTTACGACTGTATAGTTTTCGATACAGTGTAAACATTTCGGTACAGTCATGCGTTTTGAAATCACCGGGGAAAACAGGGTCGGCATCACGCGGGACGTCGTCAATGTGCTGGCGGATTTCAAGCTTGATATTCGCGCCTTTGAGGTCACAACCCACCATATCTTTGCCGATATCCCGGCAATCCGCCCGGAACGTTTTCCTCTGCTCGCCCATCGCCTGATGCAGCTACCCGGCATTGAGGACGTCAAACCGATTGACCGCCTGCCGACCGAACGCAGGCGCGCGCAACTTCACGCAACCCTTGCCGCCCTTGGCGATCCGGTGATCGCGGTGGATGCCAACGGCCTGATCGCCCAGGCCAACCCCGCCGCGCAAAATATCGCTGGCTCCCCCGATGCGCCGCTGCGTGACCGGCCACTGGCCGATTTCCTGACCGACCCGGATATTGATGACCTGCGCCAAAGCCATTTCCGCCTGCCGGAACGCGAGGTTACGCTGGGCGGGCAGACCTATCTGCTACAGGTCGAACCCATCGGCCATGTCGATGACGGTACCGATGCCGCCGATGACGCACCATGGGGCGGGGTCATGGTATTTCACCGGGCCGCACGCCTTGGCCGCGTCATGACCGCCCTTCAGGATCGAAGCCACACCGGATTTGACGACATCATCGGCCAAAGTAAGGTCCTGGCACGGGTCAAGGCACAGGCAAAACGCCTGGCTTCGGTCGATGCCCCGCTTCTGATCCTGGGCGAAACCGGCACGGGGAAGGAGCTTTTTGCCCGCGCCTGCCACCGCGCAAGCAACCGGGCCGATCAGCCTTTTCTGGCGCTAAACTGTGCTGCCATGCCCGAAGGACTGGCCGAAAGCGAACTGTTTGGCTATGCCGCCGGGGCCTTTACCAGTGCGCGGCGTGGTGGCAAGCCGGGACTTCTGGAACTGGCCGATGGCGGCACATTGTTTCTCGATGAAATCGGCGAACTGACACCGTATCTGCAGGCGAAGCTTCTGCGCGTGTTGCAGGATGGCCGGTTCCGGCGCGTCGGCGGGACGGATGAAATTGCGGTTGATGTCCGCATCATCAGTGCGACCAACCGCGATCTTGACGCCATGTCGCATGACGGCACATTCCGCGAAGACCTTTATTTCCGCCTTAACGTCCTTGGCATCACCCTGCCGCCCCTGCGCGACCGGCGCGAAGACATTGCCGAACTGGCGCTTTATTTCGTCACCCGCACCGCCCAGCAAACCGAACGCGCAACACCCCATATCGCAAGTGATGCCCTGTCCTGGCTTGCCAGCCACGATTGGCCCGGCAATGTCCGCGAACTGGAAAACACATTATTCCGGGCGGTCGCCCTTCTGGATGGCGACATCCTTACCGCACGCGACCTGACCACAACCGCAAGCAACCCGCCTGCCACGGTCGCGGATGATCCCGGCAGACTCCGCGATCCGGCAAACTCCGCCCCAGCAACCGACCCGATCAATGCCGCCATCGCCCAAGGAACCCTTGCCGAGGGGATGGACATGCTGGAACGTGAAATGCTGATACGCCTATACCCGGATTATCCAAGCTCGCGGAAGCTTGCCGAACGGCTTGGCGTCTCGCACACGGCGATTGCCCGCAAGCTTCGCAAATATGGCATTTCCGGTTGATCTTGCCACCCATGTTGCATTGCGGCATGATCCATAGGGTCAGGACCCATTAATTTGATTGAAATGGTCAATCAGATTTGTGCGGATACGCGAAGCAAAACCGCAGGAAGATATTTATCTTTCAAGGTTTTGCGACAAAGTAGCCCGTGCAAATCCGATTGATCCGAAGGACAGGTGTTATATTTGCGAACTCCGGCGTCAAATCCCTTGTCCGGGATGCCGACCCGCCCGGCGTGCTTCTCCTTGGATTTCGCAAATATAACACCTGCCATTACAATCAAATTAGTGGGCCCTGACCCTCACTTATGAGGAGGAACAACTCCTCACCCACAGGGAGAAACATCATGCTGACAGGCAAATGCGCACTTGTTACCGGCTCCACCAGCGGCATCGGACTTGCGATGGCCAAGGCCCTCGCAGGGGCCGGGGCGGATATCATGCTGAACGGCTTTGGCGACAAGGACGAAATCGAGGCCACCCGCAAATCGCTTGAAACCGAATTTGGCGTGACCGCGCATTACAATGGCGCGGACCTCTCCAAACCCGATCAGATCGAAGCAATGATGATGGACGCCGCCGCAAAATTCGGTGGTGGTGCCGATATCCTGATCAACAATGCCGGCATCCAATACACAGCACTCATCGAAGATTTCCCGCCGGAAAAATGGGATGCGATCATCGCGATCAACCTGACTTCGGCCTTCCACACGACGCGCTTTGCCCTGCCGAACATGAAAAAGAAAAACTGGGGCCGGATCATCAATACCGCATCAGCCCACGGTCTGGTCGCATCGGTGCAAAAGGCCGCCTATGTCGCGGCCAAACACGGCATCATGGGCCTGACCAAGGTAACAGCCCTTGAAACCGCCGAAAGCGGCATCACCGCCAATTCAATCTGCCCGGGCTGGGTACGCACCGAACTGGTCGAACGCCAGATCGAAGCCAAGGCCAAGGAAGGCGGCATTTCCATCGAACAGGCCGCAACCAATCTGGTCTCGGACAAACACCCGTCCAAACAGTTCGTCACCCCCGAACAGATCGGCCAGACCGCCCTGTTCCTGTGCTCGGACGCCGCATCACAGATGACGGGTACGCATATGTCGGTCGATGGTGGCTGGACCGCACAGTAAATTTTTCATGCGCTACTTTGATACCGTTTGGTGTCAAAGTAGCGCATTTTGCTTGAATGATACCGAATAGTTACATAACCTTGCCTCAGGCAAGAAAAAAACCGTTCGGTGACATCATGATCATTCGAAACATTGACGATATTCGGGCGGCCGCGCGTAGCTTACGCAAGCAGCGCGGCCTTACCCAAAGCCAGACCGCGGCCCTTATCGGCTACAGCCGAAAATGGCTATCGTCATTCGAGCGGGGCAGCAGCACCCCACCCATTGACATGATCATTCGCCTGTTCGTTTTACTGGGCAGTCCACTATCGCTGACCGATCTTCAGGCCACCACAACACCAAACGATGCTTCCGAAATCATCGACATTGACGAGGGGCTTTAATGGCACAGGAAGCCTCTGTTCGATTGCACGGTATCGAAATCGGCACACTTGGCACCGACGATAAGGGTGGCCTGCGCTTTCGCTATAGCCCCGATCACATCCAACGATCTGCCACTGCTCAAACCGTCACCCCCCAACTGTCCCTTCGCCTGCCGGTGCCGCCCCAAGCGGTTGAAAATCACTGGTTTGATGATGCTGAATGCGGGCCTTTCTTTGCCGGGCTGTTGCCGGACAACAAATTGACCCGCCGAAAACTTGCTCTTGTTCTAAGCAAAGATCACGACATCGCCGCAGATGACGAATTTGCAATGCTATTTGCCCTTGGCAAGGATTGTGCGGGGGCCGTATCCATCGCCCCGGTCGGTACTGCTGAAACCCCCGAAGATACAACCCATCCGGAATATCGCATTCTCGACGAAGCAGAACTTGCCAGGCACATCCGCGACTTGCCCGCACGTCCCCTATTCGTTGATGCGCAAGGCGAAGTCCGCATTTCGCTGGCAGGCGTGCATGACAAGGCCGTTGTTATTCGAACCGGCGAAAAGATTGCCCTGCCGCATGGCAACACACCAAGTTCCCACATCCTCAAGACCGATATTCAGGGCCTTCCGGAATCGATCCGCGTCGAACATTATTGCCTTGAAATCGCCCGTG
The Thalassospira xiamenensis M-5 = DSM 17429 DNA segment above includes these coding regions:
- a CDS encoding HPP family protein; this translates as MKFRNFRALYPAIPASTHKEAIRAGLGALIGLGIAGFLLSFLDLQGAGLYLIAPFGASSVLLFAVPNSPLAQPWSAIVGNFVAALAGVAVCYVIPDPVLRVAVAVGLAITVMIVARAVHPPGGAVAMVVAMNPDIATELGFQFALTPVAAITAILVLTAVLYARATGRKYPLRHFDDKSPFQTTDRSPIERLGLDEGELNSILQQYRQSLNLGVEDLARLIGAAEFQVAAHRAGPITAGQIMSRDLVTVNAKTPLNEVADLFRRHGFTSLPVIEDDGRFIGVIFQIHLIRRATEDALRLDRGLLASMARLIDRRRNVPIRAIEIMSVTEPRATANTPIAALLPLMADGACDAVPVLEDHRIIGIVTRTDLIAALAHAGLKG
- a CDS encoding MarC family protein, with the protein product MPSLDMLSELIPAFVTLFVIIDPIGLVPVFIVLTQGTDTRHRRRMAIRACIASFLILAAFAVIGESVLGIFGIHMPAFRIAGGTLLFLIALEMLFERRSQKRNQRAEQVHQELEDEHELDQQITDAKPAQPDEEPDDISIFPMSIPFLAGPGSIATVMLLMGKYEDSVVMQVSVVAVVGLVMLCALTMFLLANLVAKRLSPTVATVISRLLGMILAALAVQFIIDGIKQAFF
- a CDS encoding HNH endonuclease signature motif containing protein, with the translated sequence MPLSPTPDQELGPCPICGRMMIAGDSVDRHHWTPKSKGGTDTQWLHRVCHRMIHRLFDETTLARDFDTPEKIIAHPDMQTFIRWIRKKPVDYIDWPENAGRYGRNRRRSR
- a CDS encoding sigma-54-dependent transcriptional regulator; this encodes MRFEITGENRVGITRDVVNVLADFKLDIRAFEVTTHHIFADIPAIRPERFPLLAHRLMQLPGIEDVKPIDRLPTERRRAQLHATLAALGDPVIAVDANGLIAQANPAAQNIAGSPDAPLRDRPLADFLTDPDIDDLRQSHFRLPEREVTLGGQTYLLQVEPIGHVDDGTDAADDAPWGGVMVFHRAARLGRVMTALQDRSHTGFDDIIGQSKVLARVKAQAKRLASVDAPLLILGETGTGKELFARACHRASNRADQPFLALNCAAMPEGLAESELFGYAAGAFTSARRGGKPGLLELADGGTLFLDEIGELTPYLQAKLLRVLQDGRFRRVGGTDEIAVDVRIISATNRDLDAMSHDGTFREDLYFRLNVLGITLPPLRDRREDIAELALYFVTRTAQQTERATPHIASDALSWLASHDWPGNVRELENTLFRAVALLDGDILTARDLTTTASNPPATVADDPGRLRDPANSAPATDPINAAIAQGTLAEGMDMLEREMLIRLYPDYPSSRKLAERLGVSHTAIARKLRKYGISG
- a CDS encoding helix-turn-helix domain-containing protein — protein: MIIRNIDDIRAAARSLRKQRGLTQSQTAALIGYSRKWLSSFERGSSTPPIDMIIRLFVLLGSPLSLTDLQATTTPNDASEIIDIDEGL
- a CDS encoding methionine gamma-lyase, translating into MSDPRHTKSGFATRAIHHGYDPQSHNGALNPPVYMSSTFAFETAEQGGRMFAGEEQGFIYSRIGNPTLALLESRLAVLEGGEAALATASGMGAITSVFWTFIAPGDEIIVDRTLYGCTFAYFRHGLEKFGIKHTHVDLTDPKELEKAISDKTKIVYFETPANPNMRLVDIEAISDIAHKHGAKVVVDNTYCTPYLQRPIELGADIVVHSATKYLGGHGDLTAGAVIGRAEDLEQVRLVGLKDMTGAVLSPQDANLVMRGLKTLELRMERHCDNAEKIATFLENHPKVEKVFYPGLESFAQYELAKKQMARFGGMIAFELKGGIEEGRKLMNGLNMITRAVSLGDAETLIQHPASMTHSTYTPEERAEYQITDGLIRLSAGLESIDDILADLEQALDGDQMAIAAE
- a CDS encoding transketolase: MSAQNSTPEIGEMIEATSTGRVAAKDLEMLGQIEKKVRWLSSWTIHNANHIRPKRDGIKVGGHQASCASMTTLMTALYFNVLRPQDRVAVKPHASPVFHAINYLFGRQSREKLENFRAFGGAQSYPSRTKDGDVVDFSTGSVGLGAAVTNFAALTQDYLRYKDMLPRGEQPGRMVALVGDAELDEGNIYEALLDTWKHDIRNVWWVIDYNRQSLDGMIDAHLFRVIGRFFRAVGWNVITIKYGRKLHDAFAKPGGRSLKKWLNEAPNDVYSALTFQGGAAWRKQILGDMPGDNALASLLGDYDDDALHDLMTNLGGHCMEAVLNAFDSVPNDKPTIFIAYTVKGYATPLQGHKDNHAGLMNVAQMDAFKKQNNIGDGQEWDYAAGLDVAEDKVRAYIDAAPFNDGKSRKKLATVIDIPEMPYARVDTSSTQEVFGKILNELAKLKDSDLADRIVTTSPDVTVSTNLGGFVNQRGLFARENLADEFRERKVPSAQKWIRSPEGQHVELGIAENNLFLNLAALGLSHSLFGQRLFPIGTLYDPFIARGLDALNYACYQDARFMVVATPSGITLAPEGGAHQSISTPMIGMGQPGLTSFEPSFGDELATIMGWSFDHLQNPDGGSVYLRLSTKPLAQPERDLSDATKSEIVSGGYWLREPGENCKMAIAYCGAMAPEAIAAWEKLEADHPGTGLLAVTSTDRLYNEWQDLERARLEGKADGRMAHIENLLKPLASDARLVTVIDGHPAALAWLGSVRGHAVAPLGVNAFGQCGDSIDLYKYYQIDTDAIIRATKRWD
- a CDS encoding 3-hydroxybutyrate dehydrogenase; protein product: MLTGKCALVTGSTSGIGLAMAKALAGAGADIMLNGFGDKDEIEATRKSLETEFGVTAHYNGADLSKPDQIEAMMMDAAAKFGGGADILINNAGIQYTALIEDFPPEKWDAIIAINLTSAFHTTRFALPNMKKKNWGRIINTASAHGLVASVQKAAYVAAKHGIMGLTKVTALETAESGITANSICPGWVRTELVERQIEAKAKEGGISIEQAATNLVSDKHPSKQFVTPEQIGQTALFLCSDAASQMTGTHMSVDGGWTAQ
- a CDS encoding calcium/sodium antiporter; this encodes MEYLMLLAGLVGLFFGGEALVRGSVGIAQRLAMPPLLIGLTVVGFGTSTPELLVSVDAALRGVSDIALGNVVGSNIANILLIVGVSALVWPIRVSGDTLKRDTAVMMAAAIALVPIFAFGMMGRVAGGILFASLVAYLVFAYRQSRNAPNAPLADEGDLPVPARGLWLSLIWVIGGLVALMFGARFMVDGAVTIARTFGVSEAFIGLTVVAVGTSLPELATSLIAALRKQSEIAIGNIVGSNIFNILGILGLTAIITPIPVASRFLTFDLPIMIAVSLVLTLLLRRQTIGRGIGIVMLVAYGGYVFAAQ
- a CDS encoding type II toxin-antitoxin system HipA family toxin — encoded protein: MAQEASVRLHGIEIGTLGTDDKGGLRFRYSPDHIQRSATAQTVTPQLSLRLPVPPQAVENHWFDDAECGPFFAGLLPDNKLTRRKLALVLSKDHDIAADDEFAMLFALGKDCAGAVSIAPVGTAETPEDTTHPEYRILDEAELARHIRDLPARPLFVDAQGEVRISLAGVHDKAVVIRTGEKIALPHGNTPSSHILKTDIQGLPESIRVEHYCLEIAREIGLPCPRSHILQAEDQIFMLVARYDRTLRERSGQRYLTRLHQEDFCQALGYFPHQKYERDGGPNWKKMFAALDFSLDPARDKLLLLRYAIFQYLVGNPDAHAKNYSLIWQAGGVRLAPLYDLNNAAAFRNFYKEQRILLAMSIGGERNPKLLGREHWESFASDINISPKLVIDELATLASLTEKAATKLRQATRGTIADTSLLDLALEDIKSRCQNH